From a region of the Castanea sativa cultivar Marrone di Chiusa Pesio chromosome 10, ASM4071231v1 genome:
- the LOC142612522 gene encoding uncharacterized protein LOC142612522 — MRIISWNCRGLGKPYAVLRCKKKALGSKPDILFLMETWLVKDKGKRIWEDYGFADGWEMPRKGLSGGILLAWMPRQQARIIYGSKNLVHTDLLDNKGNPLSITFVYGHPDHLMREEVWSKLKELGDLAHLKWLCIGDFNQILNGNERFSFNRGRIVEAEIFRQVIFDLKLCELAAFGQKYTWMNNREEEEFVMERLDRAFASIEWIHAYPFYALKNLPIVHSDHGLTILDFELRLPFQFRPFSF, encoded by the coding sequence ATGAGGATAATAAGTTGGAACTGTAGAGGTTTGGGCAAACCCTATGCAGTTCTACGATGTAAGAAAAAGGCCCTCGGGTCTAAACCTGATATACTATTTCTTATGGAGACTTGGTTAGTTAAAGATAAAGGTAAACGGATTTGGGAAGACTATGGTTTTGCTGATGGGTGGGAAATGCCAAGGAAGGGCTTGAGTGGAGGAATCTTGCTTGCCTGGATGCCTAGGCAACAAGCTCGGATTATCTATGGGTCAAAGAATCTTGTACATACAGACTTGCTGGACAATAAAGGTAATCCTCTGTCTATCACTTTTGTGTATGGCCACCCGGATCACTTGATGAGAGAGGAAGTTTGGTCTAAACTAAAAGAACTTGGAGACCTTGCCCACCTCAAATGGCTTTGCATTGGGGACTTTAATCAGATTCTCAATGGGAATGAAAGATTTTCTTTCAATAGGGGTAGAATTGTAGAGGCTGAAATTTTTAGACAAGTGATTTTTGATCTGAAGTTGTGTGAATTGGCTGCATTTGGGCAAAAATACACTTGGATGAACAATAGAGAGGAAGAAGAGTTTGTCATGGAAAGGCTGGATAGAGCATTTGCTTCCATTGAATGGATACATGCCTATCCTTTTTATGCTTTAAAAAATTTGCCAATTGTACACTCTGATCATGGCCTTACTATTCTAGACTTTGAGCTCAGATTACCTTTCCAGTTCAGACCTTTTTCGTTTTGA